One Polynucleobacter sp. MG-5-Ahmo-C2 genomic window carries:
- a CDS encoding GIY-YIG nuclease family protein has protein sequence MSWLVYLLECADGTYYAGITNRLEHRLEAHNSGQGARYTRSRRPVVLLASQEHPDRSEASKAEAKLKQLPRSAKLGFFKSS, from the coding sequence TTGTCCTGGCTTGTTTACCTCCTCGAATGCGCTGATGGCACTTACTATGCCGGCATTACTAACCGACTAGAACATCGCCTAGAAGCCCATAATTCAGGGCAAGGTGCTCGCTATACGAGATCTCGAAGACCAGTTGTCCTTTTAGCAAGCCAAGAGCACCCAGATCGATCAGAGGCATCCAAAGCAGAAGCAAAATTAAAGCAGCTACCCAGATCTGCGAAGTTGGGATTTTTTAAAAGTAGTTAA
- the glp gene encoding gephyrin-like molybdotransferase Glp: MLTAQQALDHLLSHAKPVAETESIPMQATLGRVLAENVNSLVDVPPLDNTSMDGYAVRAADIQNPGSILKIAQRIPAGSVGTTLEPGTAARIFTGAPVPLGADAVVMQEDCAIPEGSADHVQVNIAPVLGQWIRRRGEDLTAGKTALTAGTFLRPQELGVAASAGLTHLSVKRRVKVAAFFTGDELSLPGEPLKPGGIYNSNRDTLLACLKSLGCDATDLGIVPDRLEATKAALRKASKDHDLIITSGGVSVGEEDHIKPAVTAEGRLDLWQIAIKPGKPLAFGAVRKSDKPEDGEAWFIGLPGNPVSSFVTFLLFVRPFILKLQGRSSSPPQSYSMRADFDWLKADRRNEFLRVKLNSNGGLDLFPNQSSGVLTSASWGDGLVDCPPNHSIKAGDQVKYIPFDALLK; encoded by the coding sequence ATGTTGACTGCACAGCAGGCCTTGGATCACTTGCTTTCTCATGCCAAGCCAGTTGCCGAGACTGAGAGCATTCCAATGCAGGCCACCTTAGGTCGCGTTCTTGCTGAGAACGTAAACAGCCTAGTCGACGTGCCCCCACTGGATAACACCTCAATGGATGGTTATGCAGTCCGCGCAGCAGACATCCAGAATCCTGGAAGCATTCTAAAAATTGCACAACGCATTCCAGCGGGCTCTGTTGGAACCACACTCGAACCCGGTACCGCAGCCAGAATTTTTACAGGTGCACCAGTTCCCTTGGGGGCAGATGCAGTGGTGATGCAAGAGGATTGCGCTATTCCCGAAGGCTCGGCAGATCATGTACAAGTCAATATTGCGCCAGTGTTAGGCCAATGGATTCGCCGTAGAGGTGAAGATTTAACGGCAGGTAAAACGGCGTTAACTGCAGGAACCTTCTTGCGCCCTCAAGAGTTAGGCGTTGCAGCATCTGCTGGCTTGACTCACTTAAGTGTTAAGCGTCGCGTTAAGGTGGCAGCATTCTTTACTGGTGATGAGCTATCTCTTCCTGGCGAGCCACTTAAGCCGGGTGGAATTTATAACTCCAACCGTGACACCCTATTGGCCTGTCTTAAATCACTGGGTTGTGATGCCACTGATTTAGGTATTGTGCCGGATCGACTTGAGGCAACTAAAGCAGCATTACGTAAGGCCAGCAAAGATCATGATCTGATTATTACGTCCGGTGGTGTATCGGTTGGCGAAGAGGATCACATCAAGCCAGCAGTAACTGCTGAAGGACGATTGGATTTATGGCAGATTGCTATTAAGCCTGGAAAGCCACTGGCATTTGGTGCAGTTCGCAAATCAGATAAGCCTGAAGATGGTGAGGCCTGGTTTATTGGTTTGCCGGGCAATCCAGTATCCAGCTTTGTAACTTTCCTGTTATTTGTAAGACCATTCATTCTCAAGCTTCAGGGAAGAAGTAGTAGCCCACCACAGTCTTATTCGATGCGCGCTGATTTTGATTGGTTAAAAGCTGATCGACGCAATGAATTCTTGCGCGTCAAACTCAATAGTAATGGCGGCTTGGATTTATTCCCCAATCAAAGTTCCGGGGTGCTTACAAGTGCATCTTGGGGTGATGGTCTTGTAGATTGCCCGCCAAACCATTCAATCAAAGCTGGCGATCAAGTGAAATATATTCCTTTTGATGCTTTGCTTAAATAA
- the thrC gene encoding threonine synthase, which yields MRYQSTRGNSPQQSFLEILLGGLAPDGGLYLPTQYPQVTSAQLDSWRGLSYADLAYEILSLYCDDVPEADLRALLRKTYTERVYCNGRPQDNAKDITPLHWLGEEQGTRIGLLSLSNGPTLAFKDMAMQLLGNLFEYALKKKGQQLNILGATSGDTGSAAEYAMRGKEGVKVFMLSPRGKMSSFQSAQMYSLQDPNIFNLAVAGVFDDCQDIVKAVSNDHAFKAKSQIGTVNSINWGRVVAQVVYYFQGYLLATKSSNERVSFTVPSGNFGNVCAGHIARMMGLPIAHLVVATNENDVLDEFFRTGVYRARKSAETLHTSSPSMDISKASNFERFVFDFMGQDGNATAAMFKQVDTTGGFDISKDTVFKELGQYGFQSGRSTHENRLETIRDIDKRYGVMVDTHTADGIKVAREHLQAGIPMLVLETALPIKFEETIQEALGRPAECPSAFKDIKSKPQRVENIDADVHQVKAFITTHLS from the coding sequence ATGCGTTACCAATCCACTCGCGGCAATAGCCCGCAACAATCCTTCTTAGAAATTCTCTTGGGCGGTTTAGCGCCGGATGGCGGTTTATATTTGCCGACTCAGTATCCACAGGTCACCTCAGCACAATTGGATTCATGGCGTGGCTTGTCTTATGCTGATCTGGCTTATGAGATTCTAAGTCTCTATTGCGATGACGTTCCTGAGGCTGATTTACGTGCGCTGTTGCGCAAGACATATACCGAGCGGGTTTACTGCAACGGTCGCCCTCAAGACAATGCCAAAGACATTACACCTTTACACTGGTTAGGCGAAGAGCAGGGTACTCGCATTGGGCTCTTGAGCTTATCAAATGGTCCAACCTTGGCTTTCAAGGATATGGCAATGCAGTTGCTGGGCAATCTTTTTGAGTATGCTCTTAAGAAGAAAGGTCAGCAGCTTAATATTTTGGGCGCCACATCAGGTGATACGGGCAGTGCTGCTGAATATGCGATGCGTGGCAAAGAGGGTGTAAAAGTATTTATGCTTTCGCCGCGTGGCAAGATGAGCTCCTTTCAGTCTGCGCAGATGTATTCCTTGCAAGACCCCAACATTTTCAACTTAGCAGTAGCTGGTGTGTTTGATGATTGTCAAGATATTGTTAAAGCAGTCAGCAATGATCATGCCTTTAAGGCTAAGAGCCAAATTGGTACTGTGAACTCCATTAACTGGGGTCGGGTAGTTGCACAAGTAGTGTATTACTTTCAGGGCTATCTCTTGGCCACCAAGTCAAGCAATGAGAGGGTGTCATTTACTGTGCCATCTGGTAATTTCGGTAACGTCTGTGCTGGTCATATCGCCCGCATGATGGGCCTGCCAATTGCACACTTGGTTGTGGCAACCAATGAAAACGATGTACTCGATGAGTTTTTCCGCACTGGTGTATATCGTGCGCGCAAATCTGCTGAGACATTGCATACCTCAAGCCCATCGATGGATATTTCCAAGGCAAGTAACTTTGAGCGTTTTGTATTTGACTTCATGGGTCAAGATGGGAACGCTACTGCCGCCATGTTTAAGCAAGTGGATACGACTGGTGGCTTTGATATTTCTAAGGACACTGTCTTCAAAGAGCTTGGTCAGTATGGCTTCCAGTCTGGCCGCAGCACTCATGAAAATCGCCTAGAAACAATTCGCGATATCGACAAACGTTATGGTGTCATGGTCGATACCCATACTGCTGATGGCATCAAAGTAGCGCGTGAGCATTTGCAGGCTGGCATTCCAATGCTCGTGCTCGAGACTGCGCTTCCCATTAAGTTTGAAGAAACGATTCAAGAAGCTTTGGGGCGACCTGCTGAGTGCCCGTCTGCATTCAAAGACATTAAATCTAAGCCCCAGCGTGTAGAGAATATTGATGCTGATGTCCATCAGGTCAAAGCATTCATTACAACGCATCTTAGTTAA
- the moaE gene encoding molybdopterin synthase catalytic subunit MoaE, translating to MPIRIQEADFDVSAEIAALRKGDPRVGAVVTFLGAVRDMNDGSHVKEMTLEHYPGMTEKALQEILDQAKARWDIYQTLVIHRVGPLLPEDQIVLVVVTSAHRGEAFAACEFIMDYLKTAAPFWKKENTSDGARWVDARVTDDAAMARWAKK from the coding sequence ATGCCAATCCGAATTCAAGAGGCAGATTTTGATGTTAGCGCTGAAATAGCAGCGCTACGTAAAGGTGATCCAAGAGTTGGTGCAGTGGTAACTTTTTTGGGCGCCGTGCGTGATATGAATGACGGTAGTCATGTAAAGGAGATGACTCTCGAGCATTATCCCGGCATGACTGAGAAAGCTTTGCAAGAAATTCTAGATCAAGCAAAGGCTCGTTGGGATATCTACCAGACTTTGGTGATTCATAGAGTTGGCCCATTGCTACCTGAAGATCAAATTGTTTTAGTGGTGGTAACCAGCGCTCATAGAGGCGAAGCATTCGCAGCGTGTGAGTTCATCATGGACTATCTCAAAACTGCAGCCCCATTCTGGAAAAAAGAAAACACCTCTGATGGCGCTCGCTGGGTTGATGCCCGCGTGACTGACGATGCTGCAATGGCGCGTTGGGCAAAGAAGTAA
- a CDS encoding homoserine dehydrogenase — MKPIQVGLLGIGTVGGGVFTVLERNQDEITRRAGRGIRINTVADLNVERAKEVVQDRAQIVNDARAVINNPEIDIVVELIGGYGIAKDLVLEAIAAGKHVVTANKALIAVHGNEIFKAAHAKGVMVVFEAAVAGGIPIIKALREGLTANRIEWIAGIINGTTNFILSEMRDKGLDFATVLKEAQRLGYAEADPTFDIEGVDAAHKATIMSAIAFGIPMQFDKAHIEGITKLDAIDIKYAEQLGYRIKLLGIAKKTPTGVELRVHPTLIPAKRLIANVEGAMNAVQVFGDAVGTTLYYGKGAGSEPTASAVIADLVDITRLLSADPEHRVPYLAFQPDAVQNTPVLPIGEITTSYYLRLRVADQAGVLADITKILAAHGVSIDALLQKEADEGESQTDLVALTHETKEKNMLAAITEIQNLKTVAGEVVKIRLENLS; from the coding sequence ATGAAACCGATTCAAGTGGGTCTATTAGGTATTGGCACTGTTGGTGGTGGCGTATTCACAGTTCTTGAGCGCAACCAAGATGAAATTACCCGTCGTGCTGGTCGCGGCATTCGTATTAATACCGTTGCCGATCTTAATGTAGAGCGTGCTAAAGAAGTTGTTCAAGATCGTGCACAGATTGTGAATGATGCTCGTGCTGTGATCAATAATCCCGAAATCGACATCGTGGTTGAGCTCATTGGTGGATATGGCATTGCTAAAGACTTGGTTTTAGAGGCAATTGCTGCCGGCAAGCATGTGGTGACTGCAAATAAGGCCTTGATCGCCGTACATGGGAACGAGATTTTTAAAGCAGCTCACGCTAAGGGCGTGATGGTCGTATTTGAAGCGGCAGTTGCTGGCGGCATCCCTATTATTAAAGCTCTGCGTGAGGGCTTAACTGCTAACCGCATTGAGTGGATCGCCGGCATCATCAATGGGACCACCAATTTCATTCTCTCTGAGATGCGTGATAAAGGCCTAGACTTTGCAACGGTTCTCAAAGAGGCGCAACGCTTAGGTTACGCAGAAGCAGATCCAACGTTTGATATTGAAGGTGTTGATGCTGCGCATAAGGCGACCATCATGAGCGCGATTGCATTTGGTATTCCAATGCAGTTTGATAAAGCGCACATCGAAGGCATCACCAAATTGGATGCTATTGATATTAAATATGCAGAGCAATTGGGCTATCGCATCAAGTTGCTAGGTATTGCCAAGAAAACGCCAACGGGTGTTGAGTTGCGCGTACATCCAACCCTAATTCCTGCTAAACGTTTAATTGCAAACGTTGAGGGCGCTATGAATGCTGTGCAGGTATTTGGTGATGCAGTAGGTACTACCTTGTATTACGGAAAAGGTGCGGGATCTGAACCAACTGCCTCAGCTGTGATTGCTGATTTGGTAGATATCACTCGTTTGCTGAGCGCTGATCCTGAGCATCGCGTTCCTTACTTGGCCTTTCAGCCAGATGCTGTGCAAAATACCCCTGTATTGCCGATTGGCGAGATTACGACTAGTTACTACTTGCGTTTGCGTGTAGCTGACCAAGCTGGTGTGTTGGCTGACATTACTAAGATCTTGGCCGCGCACGGCGTTTCGATTGATGCACTCTTGCAAAAAGAGGCAGACGAAGGTGAAAGTCAAACTGATTTGGTTGCCTTAACGCACGAAACTAAAGAGAAGAACATGCTTGCGGCAATCACAGAGATCCAGAATCTCAAAACCGTCGCTGGTGAAGTGGTGAAGATTCGTTTAGAAAATCTGTCTTAA
- the moaD gene encoding molybdopterin converting factor subunit 1, with protein MKLELRFFASLREALGVSQESIVTPDSVKTIADLRVHLIERGNPWAEVLAQSKVLRCALNQVMVDASTPLIDNAEVAFFPPVTGG; from the coding sequence ATGAAACTCGAATTACGATTCTTTGCCTCTTTGCGTGAAGCTCTTGGAGTTTCTCAAGAGAGTATTGTCACGCCTGATAGCGTCAAAACGATTGCCGATCTCAGGGTTCACTTAATAGAGCGTGGCAATCCTTGGGCTGAAGTATTAGCACAGAGCAAAGTATTACGCTGTGCTCTGAATCAGGTTATGGTTGATGCAAGCACGCCTCTCATAGACAATGCAGAAGTTGCGTTCTTTCCGCCAGTGACTGGGGGCTAA